Proteins from a genomic interval of Pseudomonas asplenii:
- a CDS encoding transposase, whose protein sequence is MERYSKVGMQELDQRLSKIVEAARKKPVSVYRYGAPWVWIVSQDDWQGALKEVSSYIPPGHSLVLLRPQIDDLLDEHRDVLLAVAADAKMLIAPQTVMHILLLQLLYSVPGEQQLYEQLNYNLLFRWFVGLDLNQKVWNFNVLSKDIATLLDNPQAVLLIQKIVGELFCGALLQMPEFSLNFALLHTWLARHSSVAITNN, encoded by the coding sequence ATGGAACGCTACTCGAAAGTGGGGATGCAGGAGCTGGACCAGCGTCTGTCGAAGATCGTCGAAGCGGCGCGCAAGAAGCCGGTGTCGGTCTATCGCTACGGTGCGCCGTGGGTCTGGATCGTGTCCCAGGACGACTGGCAGGGCGCCTTGAAGGAGGTCTCCAGCTACATTCCGCCCGGTCATTCGCTGGTGCTGTTGCGGCCGCAGATCGACGATCTGCTCGACGAGCATCGCGACGTTCTGCTGGCAGTTGCGGCCGACGCCAAGATGCTGATCGCCCCGCAGACGGTCATGCACATTCTCCTCTTGCAACTGCTGTATTCGGTGCCCGGCGAACAGCAACTGTACGAACAGCTCAACTACAACCTGCTGTTCCGCTGGTTCGTCGGCCTGGACCTGAATCAGAAGGTCTGGAACTTCAACGTCCTGAGCAAGGACATCGCCACGCTGCTGGATAACCCGCAGGCCGTCCTGCTGATCCAGAAGATCGTCGGCGAACTGTTCTGCGGCGCCTTGCTGCAGATGCCGGAGTTCTCACTGAACTTCGCCCTGCTGCACACCTGGCTGGCACGGCATTCGTCGGTAGCGATCACCAACAACTGA
- a CDS encoding ShlB/FhaC/HecB family hemolysin secretion/activation protein → MEHLFFKETARPTGARDAWPVGAGLVLALLAGPLAAEEAPVARRVDVNEYVVRGNTVLQARDIEEAVYPFLGPQKALTDIEGARDALQKVYQAKGYQSVFVELPEQKVEDGVVFLQISETRVGRVRVVGAKHYSPVEIREDVPALKEGEVPDFAQVQTELAALNKGAGRQVMPLVREGQRPGTMDVDLQVEDQNPWHASLGLNNDYSADTRELRAVASLGYDNLWQLGHSISLTYFTAPEDQSNAKVWSGSYSAPLSERWTLQFSGYQSDSNVATIGGSNMLGKGHSYGVSGIYTLPSKGAWANSFSIGVDFKDFEEELKFGSSSDQVPLKYAPLTFGYNGYRYTESSQLGLGLNLVLATRSFFGYGSDSDEFDYKRYRASPSFAVLKGDLNYTYTFTSDWQSASKAAFQLASGPLVSNEQFSAGGATSVRGYLAAERSGDSGMLFSQELRTPSMARFLGSYVKEWRFYAFAEGARLSLEKALPEQEDEYSLASVGLGTRASLSKWLSGSLDWGYPLLDGPNTQKYDSRLHFSVQATF, encoded by the coding sequence GTGGAGCATCTGTTCTTCAAAGAGACGGCGCGACCGACAGGGGCAAGAGATGCCTGGCCGGTGGGTGCGGGCCTGGTCCTGGCCCTGCTGGCCGGGCCACTGGCGGCCGAGGAGGCGCCGGTGGCCCGTCGGGTGGACGTCAATGAGTATGTGGTGCGTGGCAACACCGTGCTGCAGGCCCGGGATATCGAAGAGGCGGTCTACCCGTTCCTCGGGCCGCAGAAGGCCCTGACCGATATCGAAGGTGCTCGCGACGCTCTGCAGAAGGTTTACCAGGCCAAGGGTTATCAGTCGGTGTTCGTCGAACTGCCGGAGCAGAAGGTCGAAGACGGCGTGGTATTCCTGCAGATCAGCGAAACCAGGGTGGGTCGGGTTCGTGTGGTCGGTGCAAAGCACTATTCGCCGGTGGAGATCCGTGAGGATGTGCCGGCGTTGAAAGAGGGCGAGGTGCCGGATTTTGCCCAGGTGCAGACCGAACTGGCGGCGCTGAACAAGGGCGCCGGTCGCCAGGTCATGCCACTGGTACGCGAAGGCCAGCGGCCCGGCACCATGGACGTCGACCTGCAGGTCGAGGACCAGAACCCCTGGCACGCCAGCCTAGGCCTGAACAATGACTACAGCGCCGACACCAGGGAGTTGCGCGCGGTCGCTTCGCTGGGCTACGACAACCTCTGGCAACTGGGGCACAGCATCTCGCTGACCTATTTCACCGCGCCCGAGGATCAGAGCAATGCCAAGGTCTGGTCCGGCTCCTATAGCGCACCGCTGAGCGAGCGCTGGACCCTGCAGTTCTCCGGTTACCAGTCCGACAGCAACGTCGCCACCATCGGCGGCAGCAACATGCTTGGCAAGGGCCATTCCTATGGGGTCTCGGGCATCTACACCTTGCCTTCCAAGGGGGCCTGGGCCAACTCGTTCTCCATCGGCGTGGACTTCAAGGACTTCGAGGAAGAGCTGAAATTTGGCAGCAGCAGCGACCAGGTTCCGCTCAAGTACGCACCGCTGACCTTTGGCTACAACGGCTATCGCTACACCGAAAGCTCCCAGCTCGGCCTGGGCCTGAACCTGGTGCTGGCGACCCGCAGCTTCTTCGGCTACGGCAGCGATTCCGACGAGTTCGACTACAAGCGTTATCGCGCCAGCCCCAGTTTCGCCGTGCTCAAGGGCGATCTGAATTACACCTACACCTTCACCAGCGACTGGCAGTCGGCGTCCAAGGCGGCCTTCCAGCTGGCCTCCGGCCCGCTGGTTTCCAACGAACAATTCTCTGCCGGTGGTGCCACCTCGGTACGCGGCTATCTGGCGGCCGAGCGCTCGGGTGACAGCGGGATGCTGTTTTCCCAGGAACTGCGCACGCCCTCCATGGCCAGGTTCCTCGGCAGCTATGTCAAGGAGTGGCGCTTCTATGCCTTTGCCGAAGGTGCCCGGCTGAGCCTGGAAAAAGCCCTGCCCGAGCAGGAAGACGAATACAGCCTGGCCAGCGTCGGCCTGGGCACCCGCGCCAGCCTGAGCAAATGGTTATCCGGCAGCCTGGATTGGGGCTATCCGCTGCTCGACGGCCCGAACACCCAGAAATACGACTCACGTCTGCACTTCAGTGTGCAGGCGACTTTCTGA
- a CDS encoding DUF2341 domain-containing protein, with translation MSRLIVSLLICLGFVLPATAQAWWQDDWHYRKQITVDTTPQGAAISEALGRTSLLVRLHTGNFTFDGVKEDGSDLRFIAADDKTVLNYQIESFDPLMGMALIWVDVPKVEGGQRQDIWMYYGNQKAPATSNGQLAFEPNYTAVYHFDGAAATPPRDATAFSNHAQNATGSRIDGVIGGALQFSGQPLLLPASPSLQYTAGGAFTLSAWVRLDQASGEQLLMARRDGGHAFLLGVSQGTPFVEVNGQRVASTQALNPGQWQHLALTAQGSKVSLFVNGRETASLAQEVPAFNALIAIGGDVPPVAAADPAAPASSAFQAFNGAIDELRLSKVVRPAAVLLADATAQGAESKLVVYGSDEEQSGFGFGSLGFLLKAVPVDAWVIIAVLVLMMLQSWVIMIRKNRALGRVSRANEAFREQFAQIGTRLEMFADDQDLARRLEHSSLWRLYLVAVKEIRTRRAQGADTSSVSAATIEAIRCSMDGVRTRENQQLGSKLSTLSNAIAGGPYIGLLGTVLGIMVVFLGTAMAGDVNINAIAPGMAAALLATAMGLFVAIPALFGYNRLITRNKEVSADMRVFVDEFITRLAEMHGEGQAHDSARGRAGHSQQHAVDLLPV, from the coding sequence ATGTCACGCTTAATCGTGTCCCTGTTGATCTGCCTGGGCTTCGTGCTCCCGGCCACCGCCCAGGCCTGGTGGCAGGACGATTGGCACTACCGCAAGCAGATCACCGTCGACACCACGCCCCAGGGCGCGGCGATCAGCGAGGCTCTGGGCCGTACCAGCCTGCTGGTACGTCTGCACACCGGCAACTTCACCTTCGATGGGGTCAAGGAAGACGGTTCGGACCTGCGCTTCATCGCGGCCGACGACAAGACCGTGCTCAACTACCAGATCGAAAGCTTCGACCCGCTGATGGGCATGGCGCTGATCTGGGTCGATGTGCCCAAGGTCGAGGGCGGCCAGCGCCAGGATATCTGGATGTACTACGGCAACCAGAAGGCCCCGGCCACCAGCAACGGCCAATTGGCCTTCGAGCCGAACTACACTGCGGTCTACCACTTCGACGGTGCCGCAGCGACGCCGCCCAGGGACGCCACAGCCTTCTCCAACCATGCGCAGAACGCCACCGGCAGCCGTATCGATGGCGTGATCGGCGGTGCCCTGCAGTTCAGTGGCCAGCCGCTGCTGCTGCCGGCCAGTCCGTCATTGCAGTACACCGCCGGCGGCGCCTTCACCCTGAGTGCCTGGGTTCGCCTCGATCAGGCTTCGGGCGAGCAACTGCTGATGGCCCGTCGCGACGGCGGCCATGCCTTCCTGCTGGGCGTCAGCCAGGGCACCCCCTTTGTCGAAGTCAATGGCCAGCGTGTCGCCTCGACACAGGCGCTGAACCCCGGACAGTGGCAGCACCTGGCATTGACCGCCCAGGGCAGCAAGGTCTCGCTGTTCGTCAACGGCCGTGAAACCGCAAGCCTGGCCCAGGAAGTCCCGGCGTTCAACGCGCTGATCGCGATCGGTGGGGATGTGCCGCCGGTAGCCGCTGCCGATCCGGCGGCGCCAGCGTCGAGCGCCTTCCAGGCCTTCAACGGTGCCATCGATGAACTGCGTCTGTCCAAGGTCGTGCGACCGGCCGCCGTGCTGTTGGCCGATGCCACGGCCCAGGGCGCCGAGTCGAAGCTGGTCGTCTATGGCAGCGATGAGGAACAGTCCGGTTTCGGTTTCGGTAGCCTGGGCTTCCTGCTCAAAGCGGTGCCGGTGGACGCCTGGGTGATCATCGCGGTCCTGGTGCTGATGATGCTGCAGTCATGGGTCATCATGATCCGCAAGAACCGCGCCCTGGGCCGCGTCAGCCGTGCCAACGAGGCGTTCCGCGAGCAGTTCGCCCAGATTGGCACGCGCCTGGAAATGTTTGCCGACGACCAGGATCTGGCCCGCCGTCTAGAACATTCCTCGCTGTGGCGCCTGTACCTGGTTGCGGTCAAGGAAATCCGTACCCGTCGTGCCCAGGGCGCCGACACCTCGTCGGTATCCGCGGCCACCATCGAAGCCATCCGCTGTTCCATGGACGGTGTGCGCACCCGCGAAAATCAGCAACTGGGCTCGAAGCTCTCGACGCTGTCCAACGCCATCGCCGGCGGCCCATACATCGGCCTGCTCGGCACGGTACTGGGGATCATGGTGGTGTTCCTCGGTACGGCCATGGCCGGCGACGTGAACATCAACGCCATCGCCCCGGGTATGGCCGCAGCCTTGCTGGCCACCGCCATGGGCCTGTTCGTCGCGATTCCGGCGCTGTTTGGCTACAACCGGCTGATTACCCGCAACAAGGAAGTCAGTGCCGACATGCGGGTATTCGTCGACGAGTTCATCACCCGCCTGGCGGAAATGCACGGTGAGGGCCAGGCCCACGATTCCGCTCGTGGCCGCGCTGGCCACTCCCAACAGCATGCCGTCGACCTGCTGCCGGTCTGA
- a CDS encoding ExbD/TolR family protein, translating into MASVNASHDDDDDAAVDSINITPLVDVLMVVLVMFILTATAQVSGIQIHLPKASASVSLSEAKTKAISVNDGGQVFLDAYPVTLPELEERLRIEKAQSPDFPIIVRGDATVQYQKVIEVLDLLRRLELSQVGLVTGKPNQG; encoded by the coding sequence ATGGCTTCCGTAAACGCTTCCCACGATGACGATGACGACGCCGCTGTCGACAGTATCAACATCACGCCCCTGGTGGACGTGCTGATGGTGGTGCTGGTGATGTTCATCCTCACCGCCACGGCCCAGGTCTCGGGTATTCAGATCCATCTGCCCAAGGCCAGTGCCTCGGTGTCGCTGTCCGAGGCCAAGACCAAGGCCATCTCGGTCAACGACGGTGGCCAGGTGTTCCTCGATGCCTATCCGGTGACCTTGCCGGAGCTGGAGGAACGCTTGCGCATCGAGAAGGCGCAGAGCCCGGACTTTCCGATCATCGTGCGCGGCGATGCCACGGTGCAGTACCAGAAAGTGATCGAAGTGCTCGACCTGCTGCGGCGCCTGGAGCTGTCCCAGGTCGGGCTGGTCACCGGCAAACCGAACCAGGGCTGA
- a CDS encoding energy transducer TonB, with amino-acid sequence MTAKLPISPEPLKKSPLRLLKWGAGLLLGAAAGWFLWQWAHDMSGVRREAPKVPMIIPLPPPPPPPPEPEKPKEPETPVEEKVPEPTPEPEEVKPQEEAPPSPADDLANPMQIDGDAQAGGDAFNIGAGKGGGMAGSGGGGLGTGTYKQYLAATLQRLLRDDPDLRRLAFSVQVDFWLSADGDVLKVALVKGTGEAKTDERIIATLQNAPRFKERTPASLTLPIRVSLKGRRPD; translated from the coding sequence ATGACCGCCAAATTACCGATCAGCCCCGAACCTCTGAAGAAGTCGCCGTTGCGCCTGCTGAAGTGGGGCGCCGGGCTGCTGCTGGGAGCGGCTGCCGGCTGGTTCCTGTGGCAGTGGGCCCACGACATGAGCGGGGTTCGGCGGGAAGCGCCGAAGGTACCGATGATTATCCCGTTGCCTCCGCCACCACCGCCGCCACCGGAACCGGAAAAGCCCAAGGAGCCGGAAACCCCGGTGGAGGAGAAGGTACCCGAGCCGACGCCCGAGCCCGAGGAGGTCAAGCCTCAGGAGGAAGCGCCACCATCGCCGGCGGACGACCTGGCCAATCCGATGCAGATCGACGGCGACGCCCAGGCGGGTGGCGACGCGTTCAACATCGGCGCGGGCAAGGGCGGTGGCATGGCCGGTTCCGGCGGGGGCGGGCTGGGGACGGGGACCTACAAGCAATACCTGGCCGCGACCCTGCAACGGCTGCTGCGCGACGACCCGGATCTGCGCCGGCTGGCGTTCTCGGTCCAGGTCGATTTCTGGCTGTCGGCGGACGGCGATGTACTCAAGGTGGCCCTGGTCAAGGGCACCGGCGAGGCGAAGACCGACGAGCGCATCATCGCCACCCTGCAGAACGCCCCGCGCTTCAAGGAGCGCACACCGGCTTCATTGACTCTGCCTATTCGCGTATCGCTCAAGGGCCGGCGCCCGGACTGA
- a CDS encoding putative porin → MISNVNRLTLAVGMVIATLVGQAAAAQPAAPSENATINLIRLLVQQGVLKQEQADGLIAQAEKEAVQARQANAVAAAAPSATPGEVRVQYVPAIVRDQIRDQVKAEVMATAKQENWAQPNTFPDWVSRISFDGDLRVRDESRYFSGGNGNTLIDYAKINSGSPYDVNRDTNTQFPPLLNSREDRENLFRLRARLGMKAVLTPEWTAGVRIGTGSDNNPVSTTQTLGGGFAKKDIWLDQGYVSWKPSERLTVTGGRFANPFYSTDMMYSPDLNFDGVAAVFNHKLNSEWGLFGTLGAFPVEYTSDSETSNGVDKADSQNKWLIGGQIGANWQINTDNSLKGSAAYYSFNDIEGKRSSPCKPWDGQPGCDTDGTRLAFMQHGNSVFLLRNITPNPTDPAKTPQPQYVGLASKFNVLDLNLAWDTQLPENFKLRSQANFIHNLAYDKGEMLKRSEGQIVNNINSNGEFESGGSALMMQFTLGNALEMKKKGDWNLYAGYKYIQPDALPDGFNDASYHLGGTNAKGYFIGGNYSLDKNVVASARWLSAEEVYGDPFQVDVFQLELNTRF, encoded by the coding sequence ATGATTTCCAACGTGAATCGATTGACTCTGGCGGTCGGCATGGTCATCGCGACCCTGGTCGGCCAGGCGGCTGCGGCGCAGCCCGCAGCGCCTTCGGAGAACGCCACAATCAATCTGATCCGCCTGCTGGTGCAGCAGGGCGTGCTCAAGCAGGAACAGGCCGACGGCCTGATTGCGCAGGCCGAGAAGGAAGCCGTGCAGGCACGCCAGGCCAATGCCGTGGCGGCCGCCGCACCTTCGGCCACGCCGGGAGAGGTGCGGGTACAGTATGTTCCGGCGATTGTCCGCGATCAGATTCGTGACCAGGTCAAGGCTGAAGTCATGGCGACCGCCAAGCAGGAAAACTGGGCACAACCCAACACCTTTCCGGATTGGGTCTCGCGCATCAGCTTCGACGGCGACCTGCGCGTGCGGGATGAATCGCGCTATTTCTCAGGGGGTAACGGCAACACCCTGATCGACTACGCCAAGATCAACAGCGGTTCGCCCTATGATGTGAACCGGGACACCAACACCCAGTTCCCGCCGCTGCTCAACAGCCGTGAGGATCGCGAAAACCTGTTTCGCCTGCGCGCCCGCCTGGGCATGAAGGCGGTACTGACCCCCGAATGGACGGCCGGTGTACGCATCGGTACCGGCTCCGATAACAATCCGGTTTCGACCACCCAGACCCTGGGCGGCGGCTTTGCCAAGAAAGATATCTGGCTCGACCAGGGTTATGTCAGTTGGAAACCTTCCGAGCGCCTGACGGTGACCGGTGGGCGTTTCGCCAACCCGTTCTATTCCACCGACATGATGTACTCCCCCGATCTGAACTTCGACGGCGTGGCGGCGGTGTTCAACCACAAACTCAACAGTGAATGGGGCCTGTTCGGTACCCTCGGGGCATTCCCGGTCGAATACACCTCGGATTCGGAAACCAGCAACGGTGTCGACAAGGCCGACAGCCAGAACAAATGGCTGATCGGCGGGCAGATCGGCGCCAACTGGCAGATCAATACCGACAACAGCCTCAAGGGTTCGGCAGCCTATTACAGCTTCAACGATATCGAGGGCAAACGCTCCAGTCCCTGCAAACCGTGGGATGGTCAACCGGGCTGCGACACCGACGGTACCCGCCTGGCTTTCATGCAACACGGCAACAGCGTGTTCCTCTTGCGCAATATCACGCCGAATCCGACCGACCCGGCCAAGACGCCACAGCCGCAATATGTCGGGCTGGCCTCGAAGTTCAACGTGCTTGACCTGAACCTGGCCTGGGACACGCAACTGCCGGAAAACTTCAAGCTGCGCAGCCAGGCCAACTTCATCCATAACCTGGCCTACGACAAGGGCGAGATGCTCAAGCGTTCCGAAGGCCAGATTGTCAACAACATCAACAGCAACGGCGAGTTCGAAAGCGGCGGCAGTGCGCTGATGATGCAGTTCACCCTCGGCAACGCCCTGGAAATGAAAAAGAAAGGCGATTGGAATCTCTATGCCGGCTACAAGTACATCCAGCCGGATGCCTTGCCTGACGGCTTCAACGACGCCTCGTATCACCTGGGTGGCACCAACGCCAAGGGTTACTTCATCGGCGGCAACTACAGCCTGGACAAGAACGTCGTCGCTTCCGCCCGCTGGCTGAGTGCCGAGGAAGTCTATGGCGACCCGTTCCAGGTCGATGTCTTCCAACTTGAGCTGAACACGCGCTTCTAA
- a CDS encoding DNA repair protein, with protein MNRRIPAALWLLTVALFSAQGANAEGMEERLRTQLRSTTQQLQALQSEQAQASAARIAAENQAKAAQAQIRQLTAELAKAKGLSEQLAGQQEALQSQAQAFSVAANEQLGKYKKAYDDLLVMAKGKEAERARLQGQLAERDTQVQQCSARNRQMYGVAKEILAAYEKIDVAEVMKIRQPFAGSARVKFEEMAQAFGDDLYKNQFDATHASLNP; from the coding sequence ATGAACCGGCGAATCCCGGCAGCGTTGTGGCTGCTGACCGTTGCTCTCTTCAGTGCCCAGGGCGCCAACGCCGAAGGCATGGAAGAGCGCCTGCGGACTCAGTTGCGCAGCACCACCCAGCAATTGCAGGCGTTGCAGAGCGAACAGGCCCAGGCCAGCGCGGCACGGATCGCCGCCGAGAACCAGGCCAAGGCGGCCCAGGCGCAGATCAGGCAGTTGACGGCCGAACTGGCCAAGGCCAAGGGCCTGAGCGAGCAGTTGGCCGGCCAGCAAGAGGCATTGCAAAGCCAGGCCCAGGCCTTCTCGGTGGCCGCCAACGAGCAGTTGGGCAAGTACAAGAAAGCCTATGACGACCTGCTGGTGATGGCCAAGGGCAAGGAGGCCGAGCGCGCCAGATTGCAAGGGCAACTGGCCGAACGTGACACACAAGTGCAGCAATGTTCAGCCAGGAATCGACAGATGTACGGGGTCGCCAAGGAGATTCTCGCCGCCTACGAAAAAATCGACGTGGCCGAGGTGATGAAGATTCGCCAGCCCTTTGCCGGCAGTGCCCGGGTCAAGTTCGAGGAAATGGCCCAGGCCTTCGGCGACGACCTGTACAAGAACCAGTTCGATGCCACCCACGCATCCCTGAATCCCTAA
- a CDS encoding YbjN domain-containing protein, which produces MSEQLIEHVTPDSLTELLQGAGYRVNHTDQNGIVQLLSASQGIGYAVRFGNPAVQEGGYVDFTYSCALRVQGELPAGLAELWNVSRRFARLSVQGEFLVMEMDVVVAAGVSVNYLRANLELWDRLLQEFIVYLREYSQQAAQLQANAQAQAQAAAAAEPVAHEEETNP; this is translated from the coding sequence ATGAGCGAGCAACTGATCGAACACGTCACCCCCGATAGCCTGACCGAACTGCTGCAAGGAGCCGGCTACCGGGTCAACCACACCGACCAGAACGGTATCGTGCAACTGCTCAGCGCCAGCCAGGGCATCGGTTACGCCGTGCGTTTCGGCAACCCGGCGGTGCAAGAGGGCGGTTATGTCGATTTCACCTACAGCTGTGCCTTGCGTGTGCAGGGCGAACTGCCGGCTGGGTTGGCCGAGTTGTGGAATGTTTCGCGACGCTTTGCCCGGTTGTCGGTGCAGGGCGAGTTTCTGGTGATGGAAATGGATGTGGTGGTCGCCGCGGGTGTCAGCGTCAACTACCTGCGTGCGAACCTGGAACTGTGGGATCGGTTGCTGCAGGAGTTCATCGTCTACTTGCGCGAATACAGCCAGCAGGCCGCTCAGTTGCAGGCGAATGCTCAGGCTCAGGCTCAGGCTGCGGCTGCGGCCGAGCCGGTGGCCCACGAGGAGGAGACGAACCCGTGA